From one Merismopedia glauca CCAP 1448/3 genomic stretch:
- the rpsB gene encoding 30S ribosomal protein S2, with protein sequence MPVISLAQMMEAGVHFGHQTRRWNPKMAPYIYTSRNGVHIIDLVQTAQLMEEAYTYVRSAAEQNKKFLFVGTKRQAAGIIAQEASRCGSYYINQRWLGGMLTNWTTIKTRVERLKDLERREESGALDLLPKKEASVLRREMAKLQKYLGGIKQMRKLPDLVVVIDQRREYNAIQECQKLGIPIVALLDTNCDPDVVDIPIPANDDAIRSIKLILGKLSDAIYEGRHGQLETESEEDYEDYEGAEDEGEEYEIDESLIPDTEEEEEAEA encoded by the coding sequence ATGCCAGTTATTTCTTTAGCCCAAATGATGGAGGCTGGAGTTCACTTTGGTCATCAGACCCGTCGGTGGAACCCCAAAATGGCTCCCTACATCTATACCTCCCGTAATGGCGTTCATATCATCGATCTAGTCCAAACAGCGCAGTTAATGGAAGAGGCTTATACCTACGTCCGTTCTGCGGCTGAACAAAACAAAAAATTCCTCTTTGTTGGTACTAAACGCCAAGCTGCTGGGATTATTGCTCAAGAAGCCAGTCGCTGTGGTTCTTACTACATCAACCAACGCTGGTTGGGGGGAATGCTCACTAACTGGACTACCATCAAAACCAGAGTAGAACGCCTCAAAGACTTAGAAAGACGGGAAGAAAGCGGCGCGCTTGACTTACTACCTAAAAAAGAAGCTTCTGTACTCCGCCGCGAGATGGCGAAATTGCAGAAATATTTGGGCGGGATTAAACAAATGCGTAAGTTACCAGATTTGGTCGTAGTCATCGACCAACGTCGGGAATATAACGCAATTCAAGAATGCCAAAAACTGGGGATTCCCATTGTGGCGTTACTCGATACTAACTGCGATCCTGATGTCGTAGATATTCCTATTCCAGCCAACGATGATGCCATCCGCTCGATTAAACTCATACTAGGCAAGTTATCCGATGCTATCTATGAAGGTCGTCACGGTCAATTAGAAACCGAATCTGAAGAAGATTACGAAGACTATGAAGGCGCTGAAGACGAAGGGGAAGAATACGAGATTGATGAATCGTTGATTCCTGATACTGAGGAAGAAGAGGAAGCGGAAGCATAA
- the tsf gene encoding translation elongation factor Ts, protein MAEIPAKVVKQLRDDTGAGMMDCKKALTEVGGDMEKAKEWLRQKGITSAGKKSDRVAAEGLVGTYIHTGGRIGVLVEVNCETDFVARNEAFQALVRNIAMQIAACPNVEYVGVEDIPQDIVQKEKDIEMGRDDIANKPDNIKEKIVQGRIEKRLKEMTLMDQPYIRDQNINVEELIKQSIAQLGEKIQIRRFVKFILGEGVEKKESNFAEEVAAFSGK, encoded by the coding sequence ATGGCGGAAATACCTGCAAAAGTCGTCAAACAACTTCGTGACGACACTGGTGCTGGAATGATGGATTGCAAAAAAGCCCTGACTGAAGTTGGCGGGGACATGGAAAAAGCCAAAGAATGGCTCAGACAAAAGGGAATCACCTCAGCCGGAAAGAAAAGCGATCGCGTAGCCGCAGAAGGCTTGGTCGGTACTTACATTCACACTGGTGGTCGGATCGGGGTATTAGTTGAAGTTAACTGCGAAACCGATTTTGTAGCGCGTAACGAAGCTTTTCAAGCCTTAGTCCGCAATATTGCTATGCAGATTGCAGCTTGTCCTAATGTGGAATATGTTGGTGTAGAAGACATTCCTCAAGATATCGTCCAAAAGGAAAAAGATATTGAGATGGGTCGCGATGACATAGCCAATAAACCAGACAACATTAAGGAAAAAATAGTTCAAGGTCGGATTGAAAAACGACTTAAAGAAATGACCTTGATGGATCAACCTTACATTCGCGATCAAAACATCAATGTTGAAGAATTGATCAAACAATCGATTGCTCAACTTGGAGAAAAAATCCAAATTCGTAGGTTTGTCAAATTCATTTTGGGTGAAGGTGTAGAGAAAAAAGAATCTAACTTCGCTGAAGAAGTTGCAGCTTTTAGTGGTAAGTAG